The genomic interval GAATCCACTAGTTACCAACACAATCATTGTATTACGCATGTTTTGATTGAATGTTGGCCATGTTACACGCTTCATTTCTGCCGCTACACTTGCAATAAACTTCATAGTGTTACGTCTCCCTTTACACAGTCTCGCGATGCATTGTGTGCTTATCGCAAGTCTTGCAGTACTTCTTCACTTCTAACCGAACGGCGCGATCAAGCTTTTTTGCAACCGTATAGTTTCGTGAACCGCATTCACTACAGGCCAAAGCCACTTTTTTTCCTGCCATGTCGATTACCTCTACTTTTCAAATATAGTCACATTCTATCACGAATACAGAAAAAAAACATCTTTTTATATTCGAGTCCATTGATCACAATAAATCCGTATTTCTTTCATTGTCAAATAGCACCATGATTTTGACCTTTTTAATATTCGTGCACACTCTGCGATTGAATATCCTGTGACACGTAATTGTAGTAGCTGATACTGCTCTGCTTGTAACTCAATCACCATCTCATTACAGAACAAATGCAGTTGGAGCTCTGGTTCCACAATAAAATACTCCCTCGGATTAATTGCGCCATTCTTGAGTACATCTTTAACGATAGCAGCTCGTTTCTCTTCTTGACGCCATAAAG from Weissella ceti carries:
- a CDS encoding RNA polymerase sigma factor — translated: MQTDAELLLAAQSGDEEAFEVIVQRYSGLIWRGYKYQSIRIASKDWQHEARIVLFYCLQRIKDLQWGVLTAYYQRALIHHPVTLWRQEEKRAAIVKDVLKNGAINPREYFIVEPELQLHLFCNEMVIELQAEQYQLLQLRVTGYSIAECARILKRSKSWCYLTMKEIRIYCDQWTRI
- the rpmG gene encoding 50S ribosomal protein L33, encoding MAGKKVALACSECGSRNYTVAKKLDRAVRLEVKKYCKTCDKHTMHRETV
- the secE gene encoding preprotein translocase subunit SecE; its protein translation is MKFIASVAAEMKRVTWPTFNQNMRNTMIVLVTSGFFAILLGAVDWIFEHGLMFLSK